The sequence below is a genomic window from Stigmatopora nigra isolate UIUO_SnigA chromosome 4, RoL_Snig_1.1, whole genome shotgun sequence.
TCCCACATCAACTCTGAATGTTTAAATTGGTTTCAGACCTAAAAGTGCAAGTGCTTTGTGTGGATGTGAATGTGCTGCTGGGATAGCGTCTCTCCATTGAGGGTAGAAAGGATGCAGGTGGACCCTGTGCTTTTTCAAAATCTCCCTTCCTTTCAATTCCCTTGAAACACCCCCATTGTTTCTTGACATTTCAAGAAAGCCACACCAAGGCATTCTATTCATGCATTTCTTGGTATTAAAAATGCTCAAGTGTAATttgttttactgccattgacctgtttgattttagtgtttttttttgtgttacaaaAATGCAGCAATAGGAGAGATGCAAGGATCAGAAAATGGGTTCTAGAATTCTGGATTCTTTCCAACTATAAGCATAgtgttgacattttatttcttttttttgtcctggtcAGCTGCTTAGACACTGAGACCAGTAAACatgagtttttttaaaggctgcgacagttttaatgtgccacatgggagtttggTGCGTTGTTTATTCAGAGAGTGCAGCTGAACTTAAAGGATTTATGGGTATTCAACCCAGTGTTTAACGACAGCTgcaatgggtgcaggttttccttcCAACCGATGAAGACATCAGGTTGGTTAAAATGGTAACCAACCTGATGTCTTGAATgtttaatcagttgattgcaatcAAGTGCTGCTGGTTTCAGAAGataacctcattggttaaactgtctgtattGAATCAGTTGAGATAAAAACCtacacccactgtggcccaTTGTGGTTGGGATACCCCTAACTGTTAGGgagacaaaaagaacaaaataaaagaggTAACAGTACATCAAAAATATGCCTTAATATACATGCTAACTTATAGGGTTACTATCTCGATATGATTACTGTGGCTTAAAATTGGATAGTGTTCATTTCACATAATGAGCATCTTCATGTATGGAAATTAATGACTTCCTCTCTTTATAGTTCAGATTCCGAAGGAACATACGAAACCCCAGAGGCAGAGTCTACAGGTGTTGTGAATTTGCTCAACCAGCTAGACAACTCTACACACACAGGTAATATACTCTGTTGTTGTTACTGTCCATACATTGTGATCAAGCCTCATGTAATGTTTGGAGATCATTATCATACGCCAGCTACAATTATCGACCTGAATGTGAATGATGCCCTGTCAAAGCATTCAAGCATGCAAATTGCTAATTTCCTCAACCTCTGCCAatatataaacacaaaaaaatgacatcgcATATCAGCACATCCATTTTGTGATAACTGCCACGTCACTCATATCCACACACCATAAATACTTAGACTCAAACACAGAATTACAGATTTCAGAAAagtgtaaaattattttttttaagtatgtgaCTTTAAATCAGTTCTTTACTagcggacgtccaatccatttgtctCAGCTGGgcgggcagccaatgagttaaataattaaataacatAATAAATCATATTTCCACTTCTATGTACTTTTATAAGTGTTGTCTGTCTCTTAACTATCATGACTATccatatattaaaatgtgtattcGTTGGTTTGGTTCTTCGTTTGCTAAAttcaaaatacataattttgctGAATAAAATTGGCATTATGAAATACTGCTTGACTATATTTAGACTGATGCCCAGAAGGGTGATTGTTGATACCGACTATTGATATTTAAACTTTATGTTGGAACACTACTGTTTCTGGTTGGCTTTTTTAATTAGGTAGGAAATGGCAATAAAGCAGAATGTTGACGTTGTCGGTAGGCCGGAGGGTGCCGTGGACTGTCTGTCTGGGTGGGGCTCCTCCGCAGCTGTTCTCTCTCAAAAGGGCGTGAGTGCCCCAGAGCACTCTGTTTTGGGGCCAGCATATAAACTTGCACATTAACCTTCAACACTTGATTTATTCACCATGGATGTGATGGGTTATTCTTGTTTAATTGCTATAACACTTTCTGTTAGTGTTTTCTCAGTAACCTGAGTTCTGTGTACCGTGCATGTGACGTATGACTCAACAGAGTTTGGTTTGCCGCTGCGGTCGTTAGATTGCTGTTAACAGGATGTGAAGGCAATGCCAGAGGAAGCCTGCAGCCATTTTAAGTTTTCTACCAGAAGAAGTAGAGAGAACTACCCAAGGGTTAAGTGCCTGGATgacaaataaaatcatcatAGCGTGCATGAGGAAGTTTATGGATTTCAACTCAATGGCCAGATCATAAGGAAGATATATGCACAACAGCTCTAGTTCAAGTGACTTGGCAAAAACAATAATGCATAGTTTTGATTGCCGGTAACATGATCCCTAAATAACAGATTTCACCATGATGCAATCCAGTGAAATAATACAGCATTGCTAATGAAGAGAAGCGCAAGTATGCATGATTCATGATagttttgtctttctttgctGCTATTTTAGACCACCAATTTATCCAGAAGAATTGCAGTCAGGATGAGGTTGATGCCCTGGACAACGTGACTGGCTCATCACCCAACAACAACAGCTTTGGGCTTGGCCAGAACCTCAATTTGACGTTAAAACCCAAACCTTCATCCCAGTCAAAATCCGTGTCACAAGCTCAACGACCTCCGTCCCTGTCTATCCACTCCCCACTAAACACACCGGATCCTTCAGAGGTGGACGATGAGGCCCCTGCGATCCCTGACCTGAGCTCAGATTCAAAGCCGATACCCATGAATGTACACGACTTGCTCAATGGCAACGTCAACTCTGATGGTGGAAAACCAGCCTGCTACCAAGAGGGAAGTGCACTCAGCTACAACATTGTCACGTGAGTAAAGTCAGAGAAATGCTTGCATGGTAGCGACTTGCAGTTACTGTAGACTCCTCCAGCTTGGACGGTGACTCCCATTTTCAAGCTGAACAAACACAGCTTTGTGTCTAATTGCTGAAGGGAACAAGAGTGAATGCACATGATTGTGCACAGTGAACCTGAGCACATCAAAGTGTGTGTTTGCTTTTTGTGCTTCTCTCAGTGCCTGCTAGGTCAGATCAGCTCATTATTTACACTTGCATGGTCAAAActagaaaatatataataagcATGCATTCAATTTCTCATGGTTTATATTGTTTGGGATCTAGATTTTGGGCCTGTGGACCTAAATTTGAGTGATTAGCTATTGTTGGCTgccaatgggttaaaaaaagcAGTATTGCTTTTAAAAAGGTGTAACcagagcaacaacaaaaaataaaattaataactaTCATCATAGTAGGTAATACCATGCaaacacatacatttttttaaataggtctACTTGACAAAGTTGTACTAGTACAATGAAAAATACCTTCATCCAAACGCCCCCTCTTGTGGTAGGATTGTATTTTGCTGTTCCAAAACAAAATAGGCACTGTAATGACTAGAATAGTATAGAAGTGTCAAAATTCCTCTTtcttatatgtatatgcatgaaAAACAAGACTACATTGTTGTAATATTATTGTTTGAACGATTCATTATTTGACATTTACACAACAAAACCACACCACATGAGGGAGCCACGGTACAATTTAAAATTGTGTCAAATCCAACATATTCTTTTAAACGGTTTTAAAAGAACCCAATGTCCAATGTGTTCAGGAAGTCAGGGTAAAATGTAATTGTATAATATTGCACTTATGATTGAATTTATTAATgaagtattttgaaaaatatcattGGAAATTGGATTTATTCTGTCAAGTTTGACAATGAGATCCTTTCTCCAAAAAGATTTTGCATTACGCTCATTTTAATTgagcattttcaattttttttatttgggaaaCTTAATgtgtttgtaatgagtggttgTGATTGCATGTACTATTTAGGTATATTCTTTAACGCTGATTCTCAATTGAAGTGAGCATTTTTAGTGAAGCTTGTAATATTTCaaagtgattattattatttttttttacccacattcACTTCTCTTCTCTCAATTTTCATGTTCAGCAACTTGTGTGATGTAAAGCCGAAGCAATCGAAGCAAAAGGATATCAGTGATcaggtaaaaatgtgtttatcttCTTGTCAGACTCCTCACTAGGATTGCGATCGCTTTCAATTGctgatcattattattattattattttaaattcaggATGATCTTGACGGCCATGCTACCGATGAGGAAAAGTTGGCCAGCACCACATGCGTCAAATCAAACAAGGACCAAAGCAGTGAGTTCCAGAATCAGTTCACTTACATTGTATATTCTTCCAATTTCAGTATTCACGGCCAATCATCTCTTATCAAATGTATTGGAGGTCTAATGCCATCAAtggcttgcaaagatttttctttttaaaaatgaacttttgaGTGTTAATGGGAcaatgtatttctgttttaattCATCTAGCCTCTCATTGAATTCCCTATTTAAATAGCTCTGTTTTTACAACCATTGAAGGACAATATTATGCGAGGATCTGATAGCTGTTAAAGTTTCGTCAACATGGCTCGCCCCCGCCCTACCTCTCTGGCACAAACGATCAGTTGATCAATCCAGGACAGTGAGAAGGTCATTAGTCCTCACTGTTTGCATACATTCAACATAAATGATTAACTGGGGCTGCAGCAACACACTGTAGTCACTCACGTGTGCTTTGACTGTACACCATCATCAGTGCTTATCTGCTTGAGAAGATAAACAAGATGTACCTTGTAAGCATAGTTTCTCGGATGATAAACACAAAAACGAACCTTTCGTTTGAATATACTTTGGAACACTGGTCTGGAAAATTCTATCTTAACTGCCATATTGTTTAGGAATAATGTTAAGTCACAGATTCACAATATTGCAATGCTCTACCTCTTAAAACTCATGTAAATTCATCTCTTTTAGTCCAAGTCTGTCACGTGTCTTCCACGCCAGAAGAGCAATACAGCTGCACCTCGGTGAGAATTGCGcctattttattgaatttgcTTCAGAATTGGCTAGTATAGCACTAAAAATTACCTTGTGCTCATGTTGCTATACAAGGACTACTCTTGCCTGAAATCTTGTAGTGATCTACACCAGAAATTGTGACTTGAACAATAAATGGTCGCATAAAAACAAGCTTACAGCTGGGACTCCCTTAGGAACCGTTACTCGCCCTTATTGCTCCACTGCTGGTAATGCTGCAGCACAGTGACGCTGCATGTCTCATGGTGCCTATAGAGTTCCTCTTCTCAAGTGACAGATGGATTATGATTATCATCCCAGAGATTAGACTAGAGACATAATCCAGAGAAGGGCAGATCATGTATGGAGGTGGAAGGGGATGTGGGTGCAAGGGTTTGTAGGTGATCAAGGTTGGAGAAGAAGCAGAAAAGTTGAGCGATAAGTTTTGTTTACAGTAAAAAGTTGTGCCTTTTATAAATTTGAAAGACAAGTTAatgcctatttaaaaaaaaacactgagaaaTGGTCGCTATTAAGTAGGCAAATGGGAATGTCTTTGCcaggaaaatgtatgtttttctcCAATATTGCACATCAGAAAAGTTAatttgtatagttttttttgttttaagacaCCTTATTACTAAGATTATTTCCACTGAGAATGCACATGATAAGTGTTAATGGCCAATTATCTGAAAGCGTGAAAGCCATCTTGTCTTTATCCATTTATGTTCAAAAGGTGGTTTGATGCTATATTTAGATCCTGTGTACGTGAATGTGCTGAATTAGGCAACTGTTTGGGTTTCCTCTTCTCTCAGCACAATGGAGACCCAAGCCAGTGGAAGAACAAATCAGGAGGAAGTAGCATACAGAAAACGGGAAGCGAGGTTCTGGACTCCATCTGCATTAGTGAGGAGGAGAAAAACGCTGTTTTAACCCTCATCAGAGAGGAGGTACGGCATGTCGTCATATTATAATTGGACACCTTCTTTTACTTTGATATCTAAATGTCCTGATCGTAGCAAATGCCTTTTTAAGATCATTACAAAAGAGGCAGAAGTGAACGACTGGAAGAGGAAGTATGACGAAAGCAGACAGGAAGTCAATGAGATGAGGTGAAGACAAACCgtcaaacagacagacaaaataTCAAATGCAATTAATGTTTGGTGCTTTTACAGAAAGATTGTCGCAGAGTACGAGAAGACAATCGCCCAGATGATAGGTCAGTAAGAATATCCACTAAAGAGTCATCCTTATCaactaatattcatttttttttgtatacttcTCTCATCAGATGATGAGCAGCGAAACAGCATGACTTCCCAGAAGGCTTTGCATGCGGTGACCATGGAGAAGGAGGCCGCTTTGACAGACCTCAACTCGGTGGAACGTTCGTTGTCTGACGTTTTCCGGCGCTACGAGAATATGAAAAGCACCCTCGAAGGCTTCAAGAAAGTACGTACAAACATTTGTCCTCATTTCACACACAGATGGATCAACAGTCACACTCATGTGAGAACTATGAAAGAGTATGAAACGTTTAAATAAGTGTGCCAGACGCTGGCTGGCAACTGACACTGCACCACTGCTTGGCAAGTAGACCGTGCAGTTTTTCCTGGTGTGTCATGCCACAAATTTAAGTCCAAGGAATTTGGTTTCTCAACAAGTTGCAATGAATCATTTGTtccgtataaaaaaaaaattaaaactgaaaaaaaaatgaaaagctagTCCACTCGGGTTTCCCATTGGGGGTTTGGAGGTTGTTCCTCCACACAGCAGCTGGAGAAACAATTAGAGGAAAATAAATGGGTCTTTCCAAAATTGGAGTACATTTCCTTTTCTGCAGCACATTCGTCCATAATAGGTCATAAACTATTAAATGCTTGATTACAGTTTACAGCTCAGTGGTAAAATTTTAGGAACgtaaatgtcctccaattctaCAATGAGCCAAGTATAGAATTTTCATACAAACTCCTTCCACAGAATGAGGAGGTCCTGAAGAAATGTGCTCAGGAGTATCTGGCTAGAGTCAAGCAGGAGGAACAGAGATACCAAACACTCAAAGTCCATGCAGAGGAGAAGTTGGACAAGTAAGACTCACCTGAAACCATATTTAAAACTTAGAAAACcccctgcagaaaaaaatgactgtttacCCCTTGCAGGGCCAATGAGGAGATCGCTCAAGTGCGTACAAAGGCCAGCTCAGAGAGCTTGGCGTTGAACGCCGGCCTGAGAAAGGAGCAAATGAAGAACGAGTCCCTGGAACAGGCTCTGCTGCAGAAGGCGAGTATCCACCGAGTGGGCCAGATTGTCAGGTTTATTCAATCAAGCGATTGGTCACTTAGTCTCTTTTGTGCTACAGAATCAAGAGATTGAAGAGCTTACAAAGATCTGCGACGAGCTCATTGCCAAAATGGGGAAAGTAGACTGAGATGGACTGACTCATCTGCAGTTCCAGCTTGACTTCTAGTGTCTCTTCTGGTGTCTCCCATTGCTTCCCGTCTCTGACGTCATGCTAAAAGAGACTCGTCCCGTGTAGTCATGTTTTGATTGCATTTAGTGGACCCCGATGTGCTTGTGGCTTCAAAGAAATTCCCTGTTGCTAAACAGCGTATTTTTCATGCAACTCCAAGTGACATCACATATAAGGCGGATTGATGTCGCTTTTGAGTCATGCCCGCATAAACTTCGAATGTTGTTTTGGGTTAAAGCAACATTCTGAATAATTTATTCCCCCGCAATGTAACGAGGGTTCCGCGTGCTAGTAGATGGTTGCCAAAGCTCCACAACCGTgggaaaaacagtaaaatataccACAACTTGTCTTCAGTTTCAACGATGCACATCTAGCATCAAAGACACGTATTCAGTATCAAATACGCATATTAATTTATcatagaaataaaaacagacaatcaataatccgtttttttttatttttactgcatGA
It includes:
- the LOC144195240 gene encoding transforming acidic coiled-coil-containing protein 1-like isoform X2 translates to MGGTLSQHGKGSPRKQNSISDSEGTYETPEAESTGVVNLLNQLDNSTHTDHQFIQKNCSQDEVDALDNVTGSSPNNNSFGLGQNLNLTLKPKPSSQSKSVSQAQRPPSLSIHSPLNTPDPSEVDDEAPAIPDLSSDSKPIPMNVHDLLNGNVNSDGGKPACYQEGSALSYNIVTNLCDVKPKQSKQKDISDQDDLDGHATDEEKLASTTCVKSNKDQSIQVCHVSSTPEEQYSCTSHNGDPSQWKNKSGGSSIQKTGSEVLDSICISEEEKNAVLTLIREEIITKEAEVNDWKRKYDESRQEVNEMRKIVAEYEKTIAQMIDDEQRNSMTSQKALHAVTMEKEAALTDLNSVERSLSDVFRRYENMKSTLEGFKKNEEVLKKCAQEYLARVKQEEQRYQTLKVHAEEKLDKANEEIAQVRTKASSESLALNAGLRKEQMKNESLEQALLQKNQEIEELTKICDELIAKMGKVD
- the LOC144195240 gene encoding transforming acidic coiled-coil-containing protein 1-like isoform X1, whose translation is MSWLSPVQWAKWTWSAVTGGSGDDVHDDYNSDSEGTYETPEAESTGVVNLLNQLDNSTHTDHQFIQKNCSQDEVDALDNVTGSSPNNNSFGLGQNLNLTLKPKPSSQSKSVSQAQRPPSLSIHSPLNTPDPSEVDDEAPAIPDLSSDSKPIPMNVHDLLNGNVNSDGGKPACYQEGSALSYNIVTNLCDVKPKQSKQKDISDQDDLDGHATDEEKLASTTCVKSNKDQSIQVCHVSSTPEEQYSCTSHNGDPSQWKNKSGGSSIQKTGSEVLDSICISEEEKNAVLTLIREEIITKEAEVNDWKRKYDESRQEVNEMRKIVAEYEKTIAQMIDDEQRNSMTSQKALHAVTMEKEAALTDLNSVERSLSDVFRRYENMKSTLEGFKKNEEVLKKCAQEYLARVKQEEQRYQTLKVHAEEKLDKANEEIAQVRTKASSESLALNAGLRKEQMKNESLEQALLQKNQEIEELTKICDELIAKMGKVD